A section of the Streptomyces sp. Je 1-369 genome encodes:
- a CDS encoding BACON domain-containing protein, translating to MSSSPESPTNTTGAHRAHRDARKRVVPRPTPRTMPPARYEPCLDGLFTYCLSVLCDHDAATAAVGDVLHHAERRGARGPAAESDLKTWLYALARWVCLRRLAEAKRSREGGGRHAQGGAKRDGAAKREDVAAASSEGAVGTDGAKAPAPPAPSADSAATEASALSTTPTNPTASAVTEETARQRRRELAQLAWPEAAGTTPEQREALELAVRHQLTPAQVAAVLGMDLTKTRGLLASAACEVERTRAALAVVETGSCPIVARLTGDNQLLLGTALRRELVRHVDDCPRCRRTAERAGATAWPGTAVSPAALPVVEAPRPALHTAMAHVPRARGGGPRYDRRGFPMDPKDHAARRDRLRARAVTTTVVATVVAAPVFALWAAYRGAPLTGEGHDGRSVTASEDGGAGGLGGERTGDGYENAGNARKGPEPRFTKGSHSPDVSVEVISGGSGSSTGPGRLTVEAQPSGDTTLITLTASGGAPVHWSAGENASWLYLSRSSGTLAPGRSVTIQVYVDHNREPAGHWRARVSIAPSGAIIAIDGYGDGRPPGHPGPGPRPTDPRPSDPGPSYPGPSDPGPSDPGPSDPGPSDPDPTPTPSDPTPTPSDPGPGSGDTSPPQGDGGGGPGPG from the coding sequence ATGAGCAGCAGTCCGGAATCTCCCACGAACACAACCGGCGCACACCGGGCGCACCGTGATGCGCGCAAGCGCGTGGTGCCCCGCCCGACGCCCCGGACCATGCCTCCCGCGCGCTACGAACCGTGTCTGGACGGCCTGTTCACGTACTGCCTGTCGGTGCTCTGCGACCACGACGCGGCGACGGCGGCCGTGGGTGACGTGCTCCACCACGCCGAGCGCCGTGGCGCCCGTGGCCCCGCGGCCGAGAGCGACCTGAAGACCTGGCTCTACGCCCTCGCCCGCTGGGTCTGCCTGCGCCGACTGGCCGAGGCGAAGCGCAGCCGGGAGGGCGGCGGCAGGCACGCGCAGGGTGGGGCGAAGCGGGACGGCGCGGCGAAGCGGGAGGATGTGGCCGCGGCCTCCTCGGAGGGCGCGGTCGGCACTGACGGCGCGAAAGCCCCAGCGCCCCCAGCGCCCTCGGCGGACTCCGCAGCCACAGAGGCCTCCGCGCTCTCCACCACCCCCACCAACCCCACCGCCTCCGCAGTCACAGAAGAAACGGCTCGCCAACGCCGCCGCGAACTCGCCCAGCTCGCCTGGCCGGAGGCCGCGGGCACCACCCCCGAGCAGCGCGAGGCCCTCGAACTGGCCGTCCGCCACCAGCTCACCCCCGCCCAGGTCGCCGCCGTCCTCGGCATGGACCTCACCAAGACCCGCGGCCTGCTCGCCTCCGCCGCCTGCGAGGTGGAGCGCACCCGCGCCGCCCTCGCCGTCGTGGAGACCGGCAGCTGCCCCATCGTCGCCCGCCTCACCGGCGACAACCAGCTCCTGCTCGGCACCGCCCTGCGCCGCGAACTCGTCCGGCACGTCGACGACTGCCCGCGCTGCCGCCGCACCGCCGAGCGCGCCGGTGCGACCGCCTGGCCCGGCACGGCCGTCAGCCCGGCCGCGCTCCCCGTCGTCGAAGCCCCGCGCCCCGCGCTCCACACGGCGATGGCGCACGTCCCACGCGCGCGTGGCGGCGGTCCCCGGTACGACCGGCGGGGCTTCCCGATGGACCCCAAGGACCACGCGGCCCGCCGCGACCGCCTCCGCGCGCGTGCCGTCACGACGACCGTCGTCGCCACGGTGGTGGCCGCCCCGGTGTTCGCCCTCTGGGCCGCGTACCGGGGAGCGCCGCTCACCGGCGAGGGCCATGACGGCCGTTCGGTCACCGCGAGCGAGGACGGCGGCGCCGGAGGCCTCGGCGGCGAACGCACGGGGGACGGGTACGAGAACGCGGGCAACGCCCGCAAGGGCCCCGAGCCCCGCTTCACCAAGGGCAGCCACTCGCCCGACGTCTCCGTGGAGGTCATCAGCGGCGGGTCCGGCTCGTCGACCGGCCCGGGACGCCTCACCGTAGAAGCACAGCCCAGCGGCGACACGACGCTCATCACGCTGACGGCGTCCGGTGGTGCACCGGTCCACTGGTCGGCGGGCGAGAACGCGTCGTGGCTCTATCTGAGCCGCTCATCGGGGACGCTCGCGCCGGGCCGGTCGGTCACGATCCAGGTGTACGTCGACCACAACCGCGAGCCCGCGGGGCACTGGCGCGCGCGGGTCTCGATCGCACCGTCGGGCGCGATCATCGCCATCGACGGGTACGGGGACGGGCGGCCGCCCGGCCACCCCGGGCCGGGCCCGCGGCCCACGGACCCCCGCCCCTCCGACCCGGGCCCCTCGTACCCCGGCCCCTCCGACCCCGGACCCTCGGATCCGGGCCCGTCGGACCCGGGCCCCTCCGACCCCGACCCCACACCGACCCCGTCGGACCCGACGCCCACCCCGTCGGACCCGGGGCCGGGCTCGGGCGACACGTCACCGCCGCAGGGCGACGGAGGCGGAGGACCGGGTCCGGGCTAG
- a CDS encoding serine/threonine-protein kinase, whose product MSLRGGDPEEIGGYPLESRLGSGGMGTVFLGRSASGRPVAIKLIHQQFADDDEFRIRFRQEVAAARRVSGAFTAAVIDADPEAAHPWMATTFIEGPTLAQRIAEHGPIGGADLRRLAIGLTEALRDIHRAGVVHRDLKPSNVVLSPEGPRVIDFGISRAADQQTLTMTGRVIGTPPFMSPEQLQTPRGVGPRSDVFSLATLLVYAATGQGPFDADSPYMTAYQVVHEPPSLGAVPGALRRVVEPCLAKDPDDRPSADELLVRLRDLPSDLGGTTGPAAGPRCTHETDTQHHLAADDDTPAPAPAATASPRSTETGTLLGRRLRRRWRPALAAAVAVAAIGGGVAMMRAGDSGGSGADAGDRGRDIAAAGARLPGGFEPWRKTVPGGRADIPDELRCEARGDALFCGGGGVVAARLRLSDGSRVWTEKSPGVPTQGMHMVGVTDDTVLGYRLAAEDDPVNPATEVVAIDADKGKELWSVPSGAQSTAVTNRTQDAVVVNSTVVTIDASNSRFEARRAHSGKVAWKQPFPAGKQCAPVTAGTRLYAMCAPRAELAASEVRHPDLRVVDLASGSLGEPVAVRGPAVPVGTAGDSLVLLHERREGPALVGYDGVTRVARDSHEATYTRLPKTYDGTPGMADGTVFVTGQTGLVTALDPATGRKKWSRQTGVEGLSGPVSGDGDGMLYFSSASGRVAALTSRKGEQRWATNPRADGLAGEVGASPRVSVKGGVVVVAAAKNTVFAFDATKPPKSG is encoded by the coding sequence ATGTCGCTCCGTGGAGGAGACCCGGAGGAGATCGGCGGATACCCGCTCGAGTCGCGTCTCGGTTCGGGCGGCATGGGCACGGTCTTCCTGGGGCGCTCGGCGTCCGGCCGTCCCGTCGCCATCAAGCTGATCCACCAGCAGTTCGCGGACGACGACGAGTTCCGGATCCGGTTCCGGCAGGAGGTCGCCGCGGCCCGCCGGGTCAGTGGCGCGTTCACCGCCGCCGTGATCGACGCCGACCCCGAGGCCGCGCACCCGTGGATGGCGACCACGTTCATCGAGGGCCCCACCCTCGCCCAGCGCATCGCCGAGCACGGCCCGATCGGCGGTGCCGACCTGCGCAGGCTGGCCATCGGGCTCACCGAGGCGCTGCGCGACATCCACCGCGCCGGTGTCGTGCACCGGGACCTCAAGCCGTCCAACGTGGTCCTCTCCCCCGAGGGCCCCCGGGTCATCGACTTCGGCATCTCGCGCGCCGCGGACCAGCAGACGCTGACGATGACGGGCCGGGTGATCGGCACGCCGCCGTTCATGTCGCCCGAGCAGTTGCAGACGCCGCGCGGCGTCGGGCCCCGCTCCGACGTCTTCTCGCTGGCCACGCTGCTGGTGTACGCGGCGACCGGGCAGGGGCCCTTCGACGCGGACAGCCCCTACATGACGGCGTATCAAGTCGTGCACGAGCCGCCCTCGTTGGGTGCCGTGCCGGGCGCGCTGCGGCGCGTGGTCGAGCCGTGTCTCGCGAAGGACCCTGACGACCGGCCCTCCGCGGACGAACTTCTCGTACGGCTGCGGGACCTGCCGTCCGATCTCGGCGGTACGACGGGGCCTGCCGCGGGCCCGCGCTGCACCCATGAGACCGACACGCAGCACCACCTCGCGGCGGACGACGACACTCCGGCGCCCGCTCCCGCAGCTACGGCTTCCCCGCGCTCCACCGAGACCGGGACCCTCCTCGGGCGCCGGCTGCGCCGCCGTTGGCGTCCCGCGCTCGCCGCCGCCGTGGCCGTGGCCGCGATCGGTGGCGGGGTCGCGATGATGCGGGCGGGCGACTCGGGCGGGTCCGGCGCCGACGCCGGAGACCGGGGGCGGGACATCGCGGCCGCCGGGGCGCGGCTCCCCGGCGGGTTCGAGCCGTGGCGCAAGACCGTGCCGGGCGGCCGCGCCGACATCCCGGACGAGCTGCGCTGCGAGGCACGCGGGGACGCGTTGTTCTGCGGGGGCGGCGGTGTCGTCGCCGCGCGGCTCAGGCTGTCCGACGGGTCCCGCGTCTGGACGGAGAAGAGCCCCGGCGTGCCCACACAGGGCATGCACATGGTGGGCGTCACCGACGACACGGTGCTCGGCTACCGCCTCGCCGCCGAGGACGACCCGGTCAACCCCGCCACCGAAGTGGTCGCCATCGACGCGGACAAGGGCAAGGAGCTGTGGTCCGTGCCGTCCGGCGCCCAGTCGACGGCCGTCACGAACCGTACGCAGGACGCCGTGGTCGTCAACTCGACCGTCGTGACGATCGACGCGTCCAACAGCCGCTTCGAGGCGCGGCGGGCGCACAGCGGGAAGGTCGCCTGGAAGCAGCCGTTCCCCGCGGGCAAGCAGTGCGCCCCGGTCACGGCGGGCACGCGCCTGTACGCGATGTGCGCGCCGCGCGCCGAACTGGCCGCGAGCGAGGTGCGCCACCCCGACCTGCGCGTCGTCGACCTCGCGTCGGGGAGCCTCGGCGAGCCCGTCGCCGTCCGGGGGCCCGCCGTGCCGGTCGGCACCGCGGGCGACAGCCTCGTACTCCTGCACGAGCGGCGTGAAGGGCCCGCGCTGGTGGGCTACGACGGGGTGACGCGGGTCGCCCGGGACTCCCACGAGGCCACGTACACGCGGCTGCCGAAGACGTACGACGGGACGCCCGGGATGGCGGACGGCACCGTCTTCGTGACCGGGCAGACCGGGCTCGTCACGGCGCTCGACCCGGCGACCGGCAGGAAGAAGTGGTCCCGGCAGACGGGTGTGGAGGGGCTGTCCGGACCGGTGTCCGGGGACGGCGACGGGATGCTGTACTTCAGCTCGGCCAGCGGGCGCGTCGCCGCGCTCACGTCCCGCAAGGGCGAGCAGCGCTGGGCCACGAACCCGCGGGCCGACGGTCTCGCGGGCGAGGTGGGCGCCAGCCCGCGCGTGAGCGTCAAGGGCGGCGTGGTGGTCGTGGCGGCCGCCAAGAACACGGTGTTCGCCTTCGACGCGACGAAGCCGCCGAAGTCCGGCTGA
- a CDS encoding SH3 domain-containing protein: MAPEETVEAIAAIEAIEPEETVEAPAARSYPIAADVNVRSGPGTSYRKVGRLSAGSRVTIACQKPGETVTGPTGTSKIWDRIGSGRYVSDTYVRTGSSGYVAPRC; encoded by the coding sequence ATGGCGCCGGAAGAGACCGTCGAGGCAATCGCGGCCATCGAGGCCATCGAGCCGGAAGAGACCGTCGAGGCGCCGGCCGCGCGGAGCTACCCGATCGCCGCGGACGTCAACGTCCGTTCAGGACCGGGCACGTCGTACCGCAAGGTCGGCCGTCTCAGCGCGGGCTCACGCGTCACCATCGCCTGCCAGAAGCCGGGGGAGACGGTGACGGGCCCGACCGGCACGTCGAAGATCTGGGACCGCATCGGCAGCGGCCGCTACGTCTCGGACACGTACGTCCGCACGGGCAGCAGCGGGTACGTGGCACCGCGCTGCTGA
- a CDS encoding Ppx/GppA phosphatase family protein: MRLGVLDVGSNTVHLLVVDAHPGARPLPAHSHKADLRLAQLLDPAGAIGPEGVDRLVTVVREAMVAAEDKGVEEVLPFATSAVREASNADAVLARVKDETGVDLQVLTGEEEARLTFLAARRWFGWSAGKLLVLDIGGGSLEIAYGMDEVPDAAASLPLGAGRLTAAWLQTDPPDPSDVKALRRHVRAQIARTVGEFARFGAPDHIVATSKTFKQLARLAGAARSADGLYVQRELKRKSLEDWVPQLAAMTTQERSELPGVSEGRAGQLLAGALVAEGVMDLFGVETLEICPWALREGVILRKLDHLPAP; encoded by the coding sequence ATGAGACTCGGTGTCCTCGACGTGGGGTCGAACACGGTGCATCTGCTCGTGGTCGACGCCCACCCCGGCGCGCGCCCGCTGCCCGCGCACTCCCACAAGGCCGACCTGCGCCTGGCTCAACTCCTCGACCCCGCCGGTGCGATCGGACCCGAGGGCGTCGACCGCCTGGTGACCGTCGTCCGCGAGGCGATGGTGGCAGCCGAGGACAAGGGCGTGGAGGAAGTCCTGCCCTTCGCCACCTCCGCGGTGCGCGAGGCGAGCAACGCCGACGCGGTACTCGCCAGAGTCAAGGACGAGACCGGCGTCGACCTCCAGGTCCTCACCGGCGAGGAGGAGGCCCGGCTGACCTTCCTGGCCGCCCGGCGCTGGTTCGGCTGGTCCGCGGGCAAGCTCCTCGTCCTCGACATCGGCGGCGGCTCCCTGGAGATCGCGTACGGCATGGACGAGGTGCCCGACGCGGCGGCGAGCCTGCCGCTCGGCGCGGGCCGCCTCACCGCCGCCTGGCTCCAGACGGACCCGCCGGACCCCTCCGACGTGAAGGCGCTCCGCCGCCACGTGCGCGCGCAGATCGCGCGGACCGTCGGCGAGTTCGCCAGGTTCGGCGCCCCCGACCACATCGTGGCCACGTCGAAGACGTTCAAGCAGCTCGCCCGCCTCGCGGGCGCCGCACGCTCCGCCGACGGTCTCTACGTACAGCGCGAACTGAAGCGGAAGTCCCTGGAGGACTGGGTTCCGCAGCTCGCCGCGATGACCACGCAGGAGCGCTCCGAGCTGCCCGGCGTCTCCGAGGGGCGGGCCGGACAGCTGCTCGCCGGGGCGCTCGTCGCGGAGGGCGTGATGGACCTCTTCGGCGTCGAGACCCTGGAGATCTGCCCGTGGGCGCTGCGCGAGGGTGTGATCCTCCGCAAGCTCGACCACCTCCCGGCACCGTGA
- a CDS encoding EamA/RhaT family transporter: protein MTEDPAPQTPPPGSTATTSGTAPGPQPEPLRFFGTTWVAHDGGYGARRVGVAIGSLVAAAIGCFVLRFAYEGLAIAAVGTFVNLLVVVMFAICSALAFRRTWEGFSRRHDAASQSSTRGLMTIGFVGTLLAYFFRSFSEAPGEKLHREEYDEARDQYEKRTARRTGNPRNRRKR from the coding sequence GTGACTGAAGACCCCGCTCCCCAGACACCGCCCCCAGGTAGTACGGCCACAACCTCCGGCACGGCACCCGGCCCGCAACCGGAGCCGCTCCGCTTCTTCGGGACGACCTGGGTGGCCCACGACGGCGGTTACGGCGCCCGGCGGGTCGGCGTGGCCATCGGCTCGCTCGTGGCCGCGGCCATCGGCTGCTTCGTGCTGCGCTTCGCCTACGAGGGACTGGCCATCGCGGCCGTCGGCACGTTCGTGAACCTCCTGGTCGTCGTGATGTTCGCGATCTGCAGCGCCCTCGCCTTCCGCCGCACGTGGGAGGGGTTCTCGCGCCGTCACGACGCGGCATCCCAGTCCTCGACGCGCGGCCTGATGACCATCGGCTTCGTCGGCACCCTCCTCGCGTACTTCTTCCGGTCCTTCTCGGAGGCCCCGGGCGAGAAACTGCACCGCGAGGAGTACGACGAGGCCCGCGACCAGTACGAGAAGCGCACGGCCCGCCGCACGGGCAACCCCCGCAACCGCCGCAAGCGCTGA
- the ilvD gene encoding dihydroxy-acid dehydratase has protein sequence MPELRSRTVTHGRNMAGARALMRASGVPGADIGRKPIIAVANSFTEFVPGHTHLQPVGRIVSDAIREAGGIPREFNTIAVDDGIAMGHGGMLYSLPSRDLIADSVEYMVEAHCADALICISNCDKITPGMLMAALRLNIPTVFVSGGPMEAGKATLVDGTVRKLDLVNAISDAVDESISDEDILRIEENACPTCGSCSGMFTANSMNCLTEAIGLSLPGNGSVLATHTARKALYEKAGHTVVDITKRYYDGDDASVLPRNIATHAAFENAMALDIAMGGSTNTILHLLAAAREAEVDYDLGDIDAVSRRVPCLAKVAPNAAPTTTYYMEDVHRAGGIPALLGELYRGGLLNEDVHTVHSPSIKEWLDTWDIRSGSASDEANELWHAAPGCKRSAEAFSQSERWATLDTDAAGGCIRDVAHAYSKDGGLGVLKGNIAVDGCVVKTAGVDESIWTFEGPAVVCDSQEEAVEKILNKVVKDGDVVVIRYEGPKGGPGMQEMLYPTSFLKGRGLGKTCALVTDGRFSGGTSGLSIGHASPEAAAGGTIALVEDGDRIRIDIPGRSIELLVPEEELTARRAALGGVYAPKARERKVSAALRAYAAMATSADKGAVRDVSKLG, from the coding sequence ATGCCCGAGCTCAGGTCCCGCACAGTCACCCACGGCCGCAACATGGCGGGCGCCCGCGCCCTTATGCGCGCCTCCGGTGTACCCGGGGCCGACATCGGGCGGAAGCCGATCATCGCCGTGGCCAACTCCTTCACGGAGTTCGTCCCCGGCCACACGCACCTGCAGCCGGTCGGCCGCATCGTCTCCGACGCGATCCGCGAGGCCGGCGGCATCCCGCGCGAGTTCAACACGATCGCCGTGGACGACGGCATCGCGATGGGCCACGGCGGCATGCTGTACTCGCTGCCGTCCCGCGACCTGATCGCGGACTCCGTGGAGTACATGGTCGAGGCCCACTGCGCCGACGCCCTGATCTGCATCTCCAACTGCGACAAGATCACCCCCGGCATGCTGATGGCCGCCCTGCGCCTCAACATCCCGACGGTCTTCGTCTCCGGCGGCCCGATGGAGGCCGGCAAGGCCACACTGGTCGACGGCACGGTCCGCAAGCTCGACCTGGTCAACGCGATCAGTGACGCAGTCGACGAGAGCATCTCGGACGAGGACATCCTCCGTATCGAGGAGAACGCCTGCCCGACCTGCGGCTCCTGTTCCGGCATGTTCACCGCCAACTCGATGAACTGCCTGACCGAGGCCATCGGCCTCTCCCTGCCTGGCAACGGCTCGGTCCTCGCCACGCACACCGCCCGCAAGGCGCTGTATGAGAAGGCCGGGCACACGGTCGTCGACATCACCAAGCGCTACTACGACGGCGACGACGCCTCCGTCCTGCCGCGCAACATCGCCACCCACGCGGCCTTCGAGAACGCCATGGCCCTCGACATCGCCATGGGCGGCTCGACGAACACGATCCTGCACCTGCTCGCCGCGGCCCGCGAGGCCGAGGTGGACTACGACCTGGGCGACATCGACGCCGTCTCGCGCCGCGTCCCCTGCCTCGCCAAGGTCGCCCCGAACGCGGCGCCCACCACCACGTACTACATGGAGGACGTGCACCGCGCGGGCGGCATCCCCGCGCTCCTGGGCGAGCTCTACCGCGGCGGCCTCCTCAACGAAGACGTGCACACCGTCCACTCGCCCTCCATCAAGGAGTGGCTGGACACCTGGGACATCCGGTCCGGCTCCGCCTCCGACGAGGCGAACGAGCTGTGGCACGCGGCGCCCGGCTGCAAGCGTTCCGCCGAGGCCTTCTCGCAGTCCGAGCGCTGGGCCACCCTCGACACGGACGCCGCGGGCGGCTGCATCCGCGATGTCGCGCACGCCTACTCCAAGGACGGCGGTCTCGGCGTCCTCAAGGGCAACATCGCCGTGGACGGCTGCGTCGTGAAGACCGCGGGCGTCGACGAGTCGATCTGGACGTTCGAGGGCCCCGCGGTCGTCTGCGACTCGCAGGAAGAGGCCGTCGAGAAGATCCTCAACAAGGTCGTGAAGGACGGCGACGTGGTCGTCATCCGCTACGAAGGCCCCAAGGGCGGCCCCGGCATGCAGGAGATGCTCTACCCGACCTCCTTCCTGAAGGGCCGCGGTCTCGGCAAGACCTGCGCCCTGGTCACCGACGGCCGTTTCTCCGGCGGTACGTCGGGTCTGTCCATCGGCCACGCCTCCCCCGAGGCGGCGGCCGGCGGCACGATCGCGCTCGTCGAGGACGGCGACCGCATCCGCATCGACATCCCCGGCCGCTCGATCGAACTCCTCGTCCCTGAGGAGGAGCTGACCGCCCGCCGCGCGGCGCTCGGCGGCGTGTACGCGCCCAAGGCACGCGAGCGCAAGGTCTCGGCTGCTCTGCGCGCGTACGCGGCGATGGCGACCAGCGCCGACAAGGGCGCGGTCCGGGACGTGTCGAAGCTCGGCTGA
- a CDS encoding TetR/AcrR family transcriptional regulator has protein sequence MTAPGTPSEATAPRRRGRPSRTQTETGPATRDQILRAAREEFSERGYEKTSVRGIAKAAGVDSALVHHYFGTKEQVFEAAITIAFAPALEAPAAIDDGPLDGVGERLTRFVLGVWENPATRAPLLAIVRSAVDNETAAAVFRRLISTQLLGRIAGRLDVPDAELRAELAAAQLVGVAMLRYVIQIEPLASADVEQLVARVAPVVQGHLTGE, from the coding sequence GTGACCGCCCCCGGCACGCCGTCGGAGGCCACCGCGCCGCGGCGCCGGGGACGTCCGTCCCGTACGCAGACGGAGACCGGCCCCGCGACGCGCGACCAGATCCTGCGCGCGGCCCGCGAGGAATTCTCCGAACGCGGCTACGAGAAGACGTCCGTACGCGGCATCGCCAAGGCCGCGGGCGTGGACTCGGCACTCGTACACCACTACTTCGGTACGAAGGAGCAGGTTTTCGAGGCGGCCATCACCATCGCCTTCGCCCCGGCACTGGAAGCGCCCGCCGCGATCGACGACGGGCCGCTCGACGGGGTCGGCGAGCGCCTCACCCGGTTCGTCCTCGGCGTCTGGGAGAACCCCGCGACACGCGCCCCGCTGCTCGCCATCGTGCGCTCGGCGGTCGACAACGAAACGGCCGCCGCGGTCTTCCGCCGCCTCATCTCCACCCAGCTCCTCGGGCGCATCGCGGGCCGCCTCGACGTACCGGACGCGGAACTGCGGGCCGAGCTCGCGGCCGCGCAGCTGGTGGGCGTCGCGATGCTCCGGTACGTGATCCAGATCGAACCGCTGGCCTCGGCGGACGTGGAACAGCTCGTGGCGCGGGTGGCTCCGGTGGTGCAGGGGCACCTGACGGGGGAGTGA
- a CDS encoding sugar phosphate isomerase/epimerase family protein, which produces MAEPVVRIPDAKVALSTASVYPESTATAFEIAARLGYDGVEVMVWTDPVSQDIEALRRLSDYHRIPILAIHAPCLLITQRVWSTDPWVKLQRAKAAAEKLDASTVVVHPPFRWQRQYARDFVDGIWRMADETDVRFAVENMYPWRYRDREMLAYAPDWDVTKDDYRHFTVDLSHTATARADAMDMVDRMGDRLGHVHLADGKGSAKDEHLVPGRGTQPCAELLERLAVNGFDGHVVIEVNTRRAMSSAEREADLAEALAFTRLHLASAVKVPRT; this is translated from the coding sequence GTGGCAGAACCAGTGGTGCGCATCCCGGATGCGAAGGTCGCCCTGTCGACGGCCTCGGTCTATCCGGAGTCGACGGCGACGGCCTTCGAGATCGCCGCGCGCCTGGGTTACGACGGCGTCGAGGTCATGGTCTGGACCGACCCCGTCAGCCAGGACATCGAGGCCCTGCGCAGACTGAGCGACTACCACCGGATCCCGATCCTGGCCATCCACGCGCCCTGCCTGCTCATCACGCAGCGCGTCTGGTCCACGGACCCGTGGGTCAAGCTGCAGCGCGCGAAGGCCGCCGCGGAGAAGCTCGACGCGTCGACCGTCGTCGTCCACCCGCCGTTCCGCTGGCAGCGGCAGTACGCCCGCGACTTCGTCGACGGAATCTGGCGCATGGCCGACGAGACGGACGTACGGTTCGCCGTCGAGAACATGTACCCCTGGCGCTACCGCGACCGCGAGATGCTCGCGTACGCACCCGACTGGGACGTCACCAAGGACGACTACCGCCACTTCACCGTCGACCTCTCGCACACCGCGACCGCCCGCGCCGACGCGATGGACATGGTCGACCGCATGGGCGACCGGCTCGGCCACGTCCACCTCGCCGACGGCAAGGGCTCCGCCAAGGACGAACACCTCGTCCCGGGCCGCGGCACGCAGCCCTGCGCCGAGCTCCTGGAGCGCCTCGCGGTCAACGGCTTCGACGGGCACGTCGTCATCGAGGTCAACACGCGCCGCGCGATGTCCAGCGCCGAACGGGAGGCCGACCTCGCCGAGGCCCTCGCCTTCACGCGGCTGCACCTCGCGTCCGCGGTGAAGGTGCCACGCACGTGA
- a CDS encoding ABC transporter ATP-binding protein, which translates to MVNKGSPAPGPDTTGPQPAPAKATAVLARDLTVVRGSRTVLRGLDFTVPRGRITGLLGPSGCGKSTLMRAIVGTQANVTGTLQVLDHPAGAPALRSRVGYVTQSPSVYDDLTVRQNLDYFAAILDPGPGTAADRRRDQVTRVLDDVALTSHAGSLAGHLSGGQRSRVSLGVALLGAPELLALDEPTVGLDPVLRRDLWQLFHTIAADRAATILVSSHVMDEAERCHRLLLMRDGELLADDTPDALRARTHSDTVEEAFLHLVDEADAHHAATAGTTATARAPRSTP; encoded by the coding sequence ATGGTGAATAAGGGGAGTCCGGCGCCCGGCCCGGACACGACGGGGCCCCAACCAGCCCCGGCGAAAGCCACCGCCGTCCTGGCCCGCGACCTCACCGTCGTCCGAGGCTCCCGCACCGTCCTGCGCGGCCTCGACTTCACCGTCCCGCGAGGCCGAATCACCGGACTCCTCGGCCCCTCCGGCTGCGGCAAGTCCACGCTCATGCGGGCGATCGTCGGCACCCAGGCCAATGTCACCGGCACCCTGCAAGTCCTCGACCACCCCGCGGGCGCCCCCGCCCTCCGCTCCCGCGTCGGCTACGTCACCCAGAGCCCGTCCGTCTACGACGACCTCACCGTCCGCCAGAACCTCGACTACTTCGCGGCCATCCTCGACCCCGGCCCGGGCACCGCCGCCGACCGCCGCCGCGACCAGGTAACCCGCGTACTGGACGACGTCGCCCTCACCTCGCACGCCGGCTCCCTCGCAGGACACCTCTCCGGAGGCCAGCGCAGCCGCGTCTCACTCGGCGTCGCGCTCCTCGGCGCCCCCGAACTCCTCGCGCTCGACGAACCGACGGTCGGCCTCGATCCCGTACTCCGCCGCGACCTGTGGCAGCTCTTCCACACCATCGCCGCCGACCGCGCGGCCACCATCCTCGTCTCGTCCCACGTCATGGACGAGGCCGAACGCTGCCACCGCCTCCTCCTCATGCGGGACGGCGAACTCCTGGCCGACGACACCCCCGACGCCCTGCGCGCCCGCACCCACTCCGACACCGTCGAAGAGGCCTTCCTCCACCTCGTGGACGAAGCGGACGCACACCACGCGGCCACGGCCGGAACCACGGCCACAGCCAGGGCCCCCAGGAGCACCCCATGA